A DNA window from Eikenella exigua contains the following coding sequences:
- the panC gene encoding pantoate--beta-alanine ligase, with the protein MKIIHTIKELRNWRRDAGSVAFVPTMGNLHEGHLALVREAAKRADKVVVSIFVNRLQFGQGEDFDRYPRTLEQDAAKLAGEGVAILFAPSEQELYPHVAQQYNVEPPHLQNELCGAFRPGHFRGVATVVAKLFNIVEPDYACFGKKDYQQLAILQGMAADLNFRVEIVPVDIGRATDGLALSSRNQYLSEAERKQAPQLYRELQAIARAVENGNRDYAALEQQAAENLKQAGWQVDYVELRHAGNLQVAHVGDSELVVLAAARLGSTRLIDNIEIRL; encoded by the coding sequence ATGAAAATTATCCATACCATTAAAGAACTGCGCAACTGGCGCCGCGATGCCGGCAGCGTAGCATTCGTGCCCACCATGGGCAACTTGCACGAAGGGCACCTGGCCTTGGTGCGCGAAGCGGCCAAACGGGCCGACAAGGTGGTAGTGAGCATTTTTGTCAACCGCCTGCAATTTGGCCAAGGCGAGGATTTCGACCGCTACCCGCGCACACTGGAGCAGGATGCCGCCAAACTGGCCGGCGAAGGCGTAGCCATACTCTTCGCGCCGAGCGAGCAAGAGCTGTATCCGCACGTGGCTCAGCAATACAACGTGGAGCCGCCCCATCTGCAAAACGAACTGTGCGGCGCATTCCGCCCGGGGCATTTCCGCGGCGTAGCCACCGTGGTGGCCAAGCTATTCAACATTGTTGAGCCCGATTACGCCTGCTTCGGCAAAAAAGATTACCAACAGCTGGCCATCCTGCAAGGCATGGCTGCCGATTTGAATTTCCGGGTGGAAATCGTGCCCGTGGACATCGGCCGTGCCACCGACGGCCTGGCGCTCTCCAGCCGCAACCAATACCTGAGCGAGGCCGAACGCAAACAAGCCCCGCAGCTCTACCGCGAATTGCAGGCCATTGCCCGCGCAGTGGAAAACGGCAACCGCGACTATGCCGCACTGGAACAACAGGCGGCGGAAAATTTGAAACAAGCCGGCTGGCAGGTGGACTATGTGGAACTCCGCCACGCAGGCAATCTTCAGGTAGCCCATGTTGGCGACAGCGAACTGGTGGTGTTGGCCGCCGCCCGTTTGGGCAGTACGCGCCTCATCGACAATATCGAAATCCGCCTCTAA
- a CDS encoding YkvA family protein — translation MNQDNPVRPEDFVPEFRRRRFEPDGFLRKLRRFALRLGRPVVEQLYALYFLFQSPAVPKRAKLIIVGALVYFVSPIDSIPDLLGPLGFSDDIAVITLVYAQMKDYLTEEIKIRACAAAERLVRK, via the coding sequence ATGAATCAAGACAACCCTGTCCGCCCCGAAGATTTCGTGCCGGAATTCCGCCGTCGCCGTTTCGAGCCAGACGGCTTTTTGCGCAAACTGCGCCGTTTCGCACTGCGGCTGGGGCGGCCGGTGGTGGAGCAGCTGTATGCGCTGTATTTCCTGTTTCAATCGCCCGCCGTGCCCAAACGCGCCAAACTGATTATCGTGGGCGCACTGGTGTATTTCGTCAGCCCCATCGACAGCATCCCCGACCTGCTCGGCCCGCTGGGCTTCAGCGACGACATCGCCGTGATCACGCTGGTATACGCGCAGATGAAGGATTATCTGACGGAGGAAATCAAAATCCGCGCCTGTGCCGCGGCAGAACGGCTGGTGCGGAAGTAG
- a CDS encoding SixA phosphatase family protein, translating to MNLILWRHAEAEDGVPDLERSLTDKGRRQADAAARWLRPYLNSRVEVWASQALRSRQTAETLGLPYAVKPELNPINHVEELPALIAAHKGADYLILVGHQPWLGQLCSYLLNGGWLAGQYWSVKKSSIWWFGVKVDEGGRLCAKLKAAMTPQLLLPED from the coding sequence ATGAACCTGATTTTATGGCGGCACGCCGAAGCTGAAGATGGCGTACCCGATTTGGAACGCAGCCTCACCGACAAAGGCCGGCGGCAGGCCGATGCGGCTGCCCGGTGGCTGCGCCCATATCTGAACAGCCGGGTGGAAGTATGGGCTTCGCAAGCACTGCGCAGCCGGCAAACTGCCGAAACGCTCGGCCTGCCCTATGCCGTGAAACCCGAGCTTAATCCGATTAACCATGTGGAAGAGCTGCCCGCGCTGATTGCCGCGCATAAAGGGGCGGATTATTTGATACTGGTGGGGCACCAACCCTGGCTGGGGCAGCTGTGCAGCTATCTGCTCAACGGCGGCTGGCTGGCCGGACAATATTGGTCGGTGAAAAAATCCAGCATTTGGTGGTTTGGCGTGAAGGTTGATGAAGGCGGCAGGCTCTGTGCCAAACTGAAAGCCGCAATGACCCCGCAGCTGCTATTGCCGGAAGATTAA
- a CDS encoding UbiA family prenyltransferase, translating to MRADKAHWHVAFAVAALWALWILWMAAGGCLISAFLVFVLDTFLILRAGCVINDFADRNFDGTVARTQNCPFATGKVSTRKALLLILALCGSCPPIPAGYATRCLCC from the coding sequence ATGCGTGCCGACAAGGCCCATTGGCACGTTGCTTTTGCTGTGGCCGCCTTGTGGGCTCTGTGGATTCTGTGGATGGCCGCCGGTGGCTGCCTGATTTCGGCATTCCTTGTCTTCGTGCTCGACACATTTCTGATACTCAGAGCCGGCTGTGTGATTAATGATTTTGCCGATCGTAATTTCGACGGTACGGTGGCGCGCACCCAAAACTGCCCATTTGCCACCGGCAAAGTGAGCACGCGCAAAGCGCTACTCTTAATACTGGCCTTGTGCGGTAGCTGCCCGCCTATACCTGCAGGCTATGCCACACGTTGTTTGTGCTGCTGA
- the ptsN gene encoding PTS IIA-like nitrogen regulatory protein PtsN, translated as MSLIGNILPVSHIVLDLEVSSKKRLFEEAGLLLESESGLSRAAVFECLFAREKLGTTALGHGVAIPHGRHAEVQAATGAFIRLKEAVDFDAPDGKPVSLVFVLLVPENASGEHLEVLSALAIKLSDKAVREQILVAENTEAAHRILTA; from the coding sequence ATGAGCCTAATCGGCAATATCCTGCCCGTATCGCATATTGTGCTGGATTTGGAAGTGAGCAGCAAAAAACGCCTGTTTGAAGAAGCCGGCCTGCTGCTGGAAAGCGAATCCGGCCTGAGCCGCGCCGCTGTGTTTGAATGCCTGTTTGCGCGCGAAAAGCTCGGCACCACCGCGCTGGGGCACGGCGTGGCCATCCCGCATGGCCGGCATGCCGAAGTGCAAGCGGCCACCGGCGCGTTTATCCGCTTGAAAGAAGCTGTGGATTTCGATGCGCCCGACGGCAAGCCGGTGTCGCTGGTGTTTGTGCTACTGGTGCCGGAAAACGCTTCCGGCGAGCATTTGGAAGTGTTGTCGGCCTTAGCCATCAAGCTTTCTGACAAAGCCGTGCGCGAGCAGATTTTAGTTGCCGAAAACACCGAAGCCGCCCACCGCATCCTCACCGCATAA
- the hprK gene encoding HPr(Ser) kinase/phosphatase: MPSISVRKLYQDNQAKLSLAWSAGTAGADNRISVDADKPVLALVGHLNFIHPNQVQVLGVAEVAYLDKMAGGEVRESLDELFDLSIALVIVANDLPVPFMLRDYCHTHNVPLLTSKTESPFLMDVLRIYLQRVLATSTVKHGVFLDVFEIGVLLMGASGLGKSELALELISRGHGLVADDSVELYRTGPETLEGRCPAVLRDFLEVRGLGVLNIRTIFGETAVLPSKQLKLIINLTLADDNYMKTLDRLSIQSETETVLNVAVRSVTLPVAVGRNLAVLVEAAVRNYILQARGKDSTKEFLERHTAMLRENERIHENSAD, encoded by the coding sequence ATGCCCAGCATCTCCGTGCGCAAGCTCTATCAAGACAACCAGGCCAAGCTGAGTTTGGCTTGGTCGGCCGGCACGGCGGGCGCAGACAACCGCATCAGCGTGGATGCCGATAAACCCGTGCTGGCGCTGGTGGGGCATTTGAATTTTATCCACCCCAATCAGGTGCAGGTGTTGGGTGTGGCCGAAGTGGCTTATTTGGATAAGATGGCCGGCGGCGAAGTGAGAGAGAGTTTGGACGAACTCTTCGATTTAAGCATCGCTCTGGTGATTGTGGCCAATGATTTGCCTGTGCCCTTCATGCTGCGCGATTATTGCCACACGCACAACGTGCCGTTGCTTACTTCTAAAACCGAAAGCCCATTTTTGATGGACGTGCTGCGGATTTACCTACAACGCGTATTGGCTACCTCTACCGTGAAGCACGGTGTGTTTCTTGATGTGTTTGAAATCGGCGTACTGCTGATGGGCGCGTCCGGCTTGGGCAAGAGTGAGCTGGCCTTGGAGCTGATTTCGCGCGGACACGGCCTGGTGGCCGACGACTCGGTGGAACTTTACCGCACCGGCCCGGAAACGCTGGAAGGCCGCTGCCCGGCCGTGTTGCGCGATTTTCTCGAAGTACGCGGCTTGGGCGTGCTCAATATCCGTACCATCTTCGGTGAAACCGCCGTGCTGCCCTCCAAACAGCTCAAACTCATCATCAATCTTACGCTGGCCGACGACAACTACATGAAAACGCTCGACCGCCTTTCCATCCAGAGCGAAACCGAAACCGTCCTCAACGTGGCCGTGCGTTCGGTTACTCTGCCAGTGGCTGTCGGTCGCAACCTCGCCGTGCTAGTGGAAGCAGCGGTGCGCAACTATATTCTGCAGGCGCGTGGCAAAGACAGTACCAAAGAATTTTTAGAACGCCATACCGCCATGCTGAGGGAAAACGAACGCATCCATGAGAATAGTGCTGATTAG
- the rapZ gene encoding RNase adapter RapZ, whose amino-acid sequence MRIVLISGLTGSGKTVALKLLNDMGFTCVDNIPPSLLPQLVAQSAASQISKLAISLDIRLPYPQDYIQNCLRAIRRQGHPLRLLFLDTDTATLIRRLDRHGRRHPLAANTLTLGESIAAERQMLQPWQSFAFCINNSHDGIGDLKFRIQEWLALSHGGLQVVIESFGFKYGTPLDLDFLFDTRALPNPYYDENLRPLTGRDEAVRAYFAQFKIVQQMVADISGYLNRWLPEYARQTCVHMLVVGIGCTGGQHRSVFVAEAVAERLRDYPVWVRHRQLPATAAHHV is encoded by the coding sequence ATGAGAATAGTGCTGATTAGCGGGCTCACCGGCTCGGGAAAAACAGTTGCCTTAAAACTGCTCAATGACATGGGCTTCACTTGCGTGGACAACATTCCGCCCTCGCTCCTGCCCCAATTGGTAGCTCAATCTGCCGCCAGCCAAATCAGTAAGCTGGCCATCAGCCTCGATATCCGCCTGCCTTATCCTCAAGACTACATCCAAAATTGCCTGCGCGCCATACGCCGCCAAGGCCATCCCCTACGCCTGTTGTTTCTCGATACCGACACCGCCACCCTCATCCGCCGGCTCGACCGTCATGGCCGCCGTCATCCCCTTGCCGCCAACACCCTCACCCTGGGCGAAAGCATAGCAGCTGAGCGGCAGATGCTCCAGCCGTGGCAGAGTTTCGCCTTTTGTATCAACAATTCCCACGACGGCATCGGTGATTTGAAATTCCGCATCCAAGAATGGCTCGCCCTCAGCCACGGTGGTTTGCAGGTGGTGATTGAATCATTCGGTTTCAAATACGGCACACCGCTGGATTTGGATTTCCTTTTCGACACCCGAGCCTTACCCAACCCGTATTACGATGAAAACCTGCGCCCGCTAACCGGCCGCGATGAAGCCGTGCGTGCCTATTTTGCTCAATTCAAAATCGTGCAGCAGATGGTGGCCGACATCAGCGGCTACCTAAACCGCTGGCTGCCAGAATACGCCCGCCAAACCTGCGTGCATATGCTTGTGGTCGGCATCGGCTGCACCGGCGGCCAGCACCGCTCTGTATTCGTGGCCGAAGCCGTGGCCGAACGCTTGCGCGACTACCCCGTGTGGGTGCGCCATCGCCAGCTTCCCGCCACCGCTGCTCACCATGTGTAA
- the ylqF gene encoding ribosome biogenesis GTPase YlqF — translation MSIQWFPGHMYKTKKALIERLRSTDMVIEMLDARLPASSQNPLLAQLSRGKPKLYLLNKQDIADPELTRMWLAELQNRSNTSAIALDASERQAAQKITAACRALVPHRQGIDRPLRVLICGIPNVGKSTLINGMIGKKSAKTGNEPGITKTEQRLLLADDFWLYDTPGMLWPKIIVPQSGYNLAASGAVGRNALDEETVALELLNYLRQHYLPQLQARYQADPEESQSWQDTDWLEWIGRRRGALLGGGRINYQKAAENTLTDFRDGQIGRITLETPEQWQTWLAAAREEEAHLQAKRAQRQAERRKGK, via the coding sequence ATGAGCATCCAATGGTTTCCCGGCCATATGTACAAAACCAAAAAAGCCCTCATTGAGCGGCTGAGAAGCACCGATATGGTCATCGAAATGCTGGATGCCCGCCTGCCTGCCTCCAGCCAAAATCCCCTGCTTGCCCAACTCTCACGCGGCAAACCTAAACTTTATCTACTAAACAAACAAGACATTGCCGACCCCGAGCTTACCCGCATGTGGCTTGCTGAATTGCAAAACCGGTCCAACACCAGTGCCATTGCCCTTGATGCTTCCGAACGCCAGGCCGCCCAAAAGATCACTGCCGCCTGCCGTGCTCTCGTCCCTCACCGACAAGGAATCGATCGCCCCTTGCGTGTGCTTATCTGCGGCATTCCCAACGTGGGCAAGTCCACCCTTATCAACGGCATGATCGGTAAAAAATCTGCTAAAACCGGCAACGAACCCGGCATCACCAAAACCGAACAACGCCTGCTGCTTGCCGACGACTTCTGGCTCTACGACACCCCCGGCATGCTGTGGCCGAAAATCATCGTTCCGCAAAGCGGCTACAACCTCGCCGCCAGCGGCGCAGTAGGCCGCAATGCGCTGGACGAAGAAACCGTCGCCCTCGAGCTGCTCAACTACCTGCGCCAGCACTACCTGCCCCAGCTGCAAGCACGTTACCAAGCCGATCCGGAAGAAAGCCAAAGCTGGCAAGACACCGACTGGCTCGAATGGATCGGCCGCCGGCGCGGTGCCCTGCTTGGCGGCGGCCGCATCAACTACCAAAAAGCCGCTGAAAACACCCTCACCGATTTTCGCGACGGCCAAATCGGCCGCATCACCCTCGAAACCCCCGAGCAATGGCAAACCTGGCTCGCTGCCGCCCGCGAAGAAGAAGCTCACCTGCAAGCCAAACGTGCCCAGCGGCAGGCTGAACGGCGTAAAGGGAAATAG